The genomic DNA GCATATTTTCCGGTATTTGTCAGAGAAAAAGAGACCTCAATCTTTTCATTCGACTTCATGTGTTCAGAACTAAGTTTAAGCCCATCATAGAGGAATGAGGTGTAACTCAATCCAAATCCGAATGGATAACGGGGAGATTTAGCCAAATCAATATACCCGGATTGATAGTTGGCAAATGATCCATCATCGGATGCTGGCCGACCAGTATTCAGGTAATTATAATAAATGGGAATCTGACCTTCACTGGCAGGAAATGTCATTGGCAATTTCCCTGAAGGATTATAGTCTCCAAACAAGACATCAGCCATAGCATTTCCTGCTTCAGAGCCCAACCACCAGGTATAAACTATAGATGAAACATGCTCCGCCGTCCAGTTAAATATCAACGGACGACCTGCATTTACCAACACAATTACAGGCTTACCCGTTGTATATATAGCTTTTATCAACTCTTCCTGAATCCCTGGAAGATGAATATTAGACCGACTTTTGGCTTCACCACTCATGTCACGTTTCTCTCCGACTGTCAATATTACCACATCAGCTTTTCTGGCAACATTCACAGCTTCTGAAAAACCGACCTTTGAAGTATCAGTGATATCACAACCCTTTGCATACAGTAAATTTCCTTTCCCTACACGAGCCTCTAATCCTTCGAAGGGAGAAATCACATCGCTGTTATCCGGCCATTCTACATTCCAGAAACCCAACATATCTACTTTGGATTTGGCTAAAGGTCCAATAAGAGCAATCTTTTTTGAGGGCGCCAAAGGTAATAGCCCATTTTCATTTTTAAGTAAGACTATACTTTTCCGCGCAACATCGCGTGCTTGTATCCTATGTTCTGTATCTGCTATTGTCTGAATCTCCCGTTCGGAAATACTGAAGCGAAACGGATCATCAAATAGTCCCAATTCAAATTTTTTAGTAAGAATGCGTCTTGCCGCATCATTTATCAGTGAGACTGATACTTTCCCATCCCTTACCAATTGTTTTAGATTCCGATTGTAACAACGACTTTCCATGTCCATATCGCTGCCTGCAGAAATAGCAGCCTGGGCAGCTTCATACTGGTCTTTGACATAACCATGTTGAATCATTTCGCCAATCGAACCCCAATCACTTACCACAAAGCCCTGGAATCCCCATTTACCTTTAAGAATATCCCGTTGCAAATAGGAATTACCTGTAGCCGGAATACCATTCAGATCATTGAAACTATTCATAAAAGTAGCAGCTCCAGCGTCCAATGCTGCTTTAAACGGAGGAAGATAAACTTCCCATAGAGAGCAGTCGCTCATATCCACAGAGTTATAGTCTCTTCCACCAATTGCAGCACCATAAGCAGCAAAATGCTTAACGCATGCCATTACGGCATCAGTCGCACCCAGGCCTTTTCCCTGAAATCCTTTCACCCGTGTCCGGGCAATAGCACACCCCAGATAAGTATCTTCTCCTGCACCCTCCATCACACGCCCCCAACGGGCATCACGTGCAATGTCGACCATTGGAGCAAATGTCCAGTGAATACCTGAAGCAGCAGTTTCAACAGCAGCAATACGTGCAGATGTTTCAATTGCATTCATGTCCCAACTGGCAGCTTCAGCCAAAGGGATCGGAAATATAGTTTTGTAACCATGAATTACATCCAGGCCGAAAAGTAACGGGATTCTCAATCGGGATTGCAGTGCTATTTCCTGCATTGCCCGGGTTTTGTCAACTCCCTTCACATTAAGTAATGAACCGACTTTTCCCTCACGTATTTCCTGAAGTTTGTTTCCCTCTGGCGATACAGGTCCGGTAGCCCAAGAACTGGAATATTGGTTGAGTTGTCCTATCTTTTCATCAAGTGTCATCAACTTCATCAGTGAATCTACCCGTTGTGCGACCGTATGATTTTGAGCCGAAAGATTATTGAAAAATAAAAGCAAACTCAATCCGACTGCCGTATACAGCCCTTTTTTAGAGTTTGCTTTATAGTAAGAACACATCAACTGATTGACTGTAGATTTCATATGTCATTATTTATTTTTGTTTTGGCCACATATGGTACCGAAGCTATCGGTATCGCATATTATGTCATACACTTTGATGAACTCTTGTTCATGCTCGTTTCATATAAAGAGTTATATAATACATCCTAAAGGAAATCCGGACAATATCTAAGCGGTACTGAAAAACGGTCGGGAGTCACTCTCTCTCGCATTTTTCAGTGCCGTTTTCTCGTTTTTCTGTGCCGCTCTTGCATTTCGGAGTGACTCTCTCGCATTTTTCAGTGCCTCCGACGCATTTTTCAGTGCCGCATTCGCATTTCGGAGTGACTCCAGACCATTTTTCAGTGACTCTTATGTGTTTTTCAGTACCCTGCAATATCTATCCGGCTTATTTATCTTATCTCTTTAATTAACCAACACTGTGCTGATTGAATGTGGGTGCGCTTCAATCTGTACAGCACGACCTTTAATCCACAATTTATAGGCTATTTTTTCAGAACTACGATTCATCACCACAACTGCGAATGTCCCGTCTGTATTTACAAATCCTGTTGCCAACAGCTTATCCCGATTTGAAGATACCGCTACTCTTTTCGCTCCCGGTCTGATATATTTCGAAAAATGGCCGATATAATAATAGATATTAGTATAAAGCAGTTCTCCTTTTCGTGTATCTGCTATAATCGGAGCAAAACAATAATTTCCTACGTGATTAGGGCCGCCATTTTCGTCTAAAAGAATATTCCAGTCAGTCCAGGCAACTGTTCCACAATTAAAGTCATTGATCATTGAATAACCATATTTCTCCCCTAATGTCCAGTCTTTGATCCGATCATACTGAAAGCGTTCGATACAACCTTCCGTGAAAAAAAGTTTTTTATCAGGGAAAGCTTCGTGCACACGTTTCAGGTTCTCAAAAAGCATATCACTTCCGGTCCATGTTTCATACCAATGGTACCCAATCCCCCACACATATTTGGCCGCTTCCGGATCACTAAGAATGGTACTTGCCCGCTGATATACCTGATCCCGATTGTGATCCCACGCGATCATTTTTTTATCAGACATACCTGCCTTTTGTAACGTTGGGCCAAGATATCGACGTATAAAATCCCGTTCTTCCTCTGCAGTAAACACACAGGATTCCCATTTCTGTTTGGCCATTGGCTCATTTTGCACAGTTAATCCCCAGATAGGAATGCCTTCTTTTCTGTACTCATTGATGAATTTCACATAGTAATTTGCCCAGGCCTGACGGTAATTGGCTAGCAGTTTTCCTCCTTGTAACATATTGTTATTATCCTTCATCCAGGCTGGAGGACTCCATGGACTTACAAACAGCGTCAAAGACCCACCGGCTGCGGTTACAGCTTGTTTGATAAGAGGAATTTTATACTTCTTATCGTGTTCAACCGAAAAACTGTTCAGCTCTTTATCGTTCACTTTTACATAAGTATAGTTATCACTTGAAAAATCACAACTGTTGATGTTTGTACGACCTAAGGTATAACCTATTCCTTTGGTTTTGCTGTAATAAGCATCAAGTAACTCCTGTTGCTTCAGTTTTGGTAATTTGGCAAATGTTTCCGCTGAAGCATCTGTCAAGGCACCTCCTATTCCAACCATAGTCTGGAAAGTTTTTGACGGATCAACAAACACACAGACTTCTGTTTCCAACGGTTGGGGAACCGATTGAAATTCTGTTATCTGAGTTGGTGTAAAACGGTAATCGGTATTTTGAGCAGTGGTAATAACCTTTGCAGAATGAGGTTGGAATAGATTATTGGTCTTTCCTCCCGCCTGAGCGGATTGACCAAGGCTTAAAATTGCGGTCAGGGAAATAGCAGAAATTGCAAACTTCATATTCTTCATTTTTAGAGTATTATATAATAATGATAGATTCAAGATATTATTTTTTTATCAAACGCTCACTTAACGACACTGCATCTCCGGATAGTTTTGCCAGATAAATACCTTTGGGCAGGCTGGATATATTCAAATGTTCTATTTGATTATCAGCACTTAGTGACTGTTTAAACACAAGAGTCCCCGAGAGGTTATATAACTGGACAGATGCAGTTTCACCCAATAAATCAGGATGCGTTATTGATACACTTTCTCCTGCCGGATTAGGAATCAACTTAACATTATCTTTTACTGATTCGGATACATCTGTTGATACAGTACTCCAGGTAAATGAAGCAACAGAATTCGTTGGTATTGTGTAAATAAACGATTTTCCATTACAGGTTAATTTCACATTCTGGTCTGATGAAGCACTATTAAAGGTTATGACAGCAATAGTTCCATCGCTGTTTTTAAATGCAGTCACAGAAACATTACTATTGCTGGAAGTGGTATTTATCCTGGCTGCTCCCGATTGGACAAACTTAGAAGCCTGCCCTATGATATAATATGCAACATTTCGGACAATTGTACTTCCATTAATTGTTACAGCTCCCATACACGTAGTGCAACCACCGGACGTATGCGGCCCATAAGATGAATTATTCGCCAGATTCCATTCAAAGATAGCTTTAGCCCAGTTATTCGCCCCCCCGATAACCACATTTTTAATATGCCATCCCAAATCTCCTGAGAAAGAACCAGTAGAAGCTGAATATTGTTCCGTAAAATAAACGTTTTTATTGGTCGCATTCTTCACTGTTGTCAATGCCGAAATATTTCCGGCATAAAGATGAAATACCGCACCATCCACATAGCTGCTATTATTGCAAACATCAATCGGATAGGTTGTATTGTCACAATTATGATCATAAGCAATTATTTTCACGTTTGAATAACCAGCAGCCAGTAAGGCCGGTCCAAGATTATTATTGATAAAATTCTTTTGTTCCGTAGAACTCATTCCCATGCTGGGATCATTACTTTGGTTCAATGGCTCATTTTGCGGAGTAATTGCCCAAATCTTTATCCCCTGAGCGCTCATGGCATCGAGATATTTAACAAAATAGCGTGCATAAGAAGAATAATAACTGTTATTTAGAGTACCTCCTATCCATGATGTGTTGGACTTCATCCAACGCAGAGCGGTCCAGGGCGTTGCCAATATTTTCATATCAGGATTTATCGCCAGTATCTTCTTTATTATGGGAATCAAATAAGTTTGATCAGCTCCAACCAGACTAAAATTCATCATATTTACATCTCCTGATGATTCATTGTAGCTATAGTCGGAAGAGCTTAGGTCTGATGCACCAATACTGATACGAATGGCAGAAATACCTATTCCGGTCGTTTTATTAAACAACTCATTCAGGAGCTGGATTTGCAGAGATTCAGACAAAGAACTGATCACTTCGGCACTCCCTTCGGTAAGAGTAAAGCCCAGGCCATCCATTGTCTGATAGGCTATCGACGGATCAATAGTTATGGAATTTGTAGATGTAGAAGTAGTTCCGAATACTACAGATGACTGTTTCTGAAGAAGGAGAGTCTTACTTCCGGTTGTCAACCACGGTGTTACCGTTTGCGACATTGCTCCAGAGGCAAAAAACACCCCGATAAAAGTATTAATAATCCATATTTCTATCCTGATTGACAGAGGTTTGCTTGAGCTGTGTTTCACGTTTCAGATTCTTATTACTGGTTTTATTAAAGATACACCTTAACAATCCGAAACTTACTAATTTCAGGTTAAGGTGTATCAGCTACTCTTAATGCAAACTCAAATTCACTTGATTGTATCTGCTTTTGTGAATTTAAATCCCTGAGAAATACTATTACCGACACCCTTTATAACCAAAACATATTGCATCGGTGATAGTGAGGTTATGTTGATTTCCTTTTTATCGGACAATTGGCCGTTCAAGACTATTTGCCCATCCAACTTATAAACTGAATAATCATAGGGTCTATCAGAAGTCAATCCATCTATCGTCACCTCATTCTGAGCCGGATTAGGTGAAATTCTGATTCTTCCTGTTGTCGTATTTTCTGAGACTCCGGTTGTAACCTGTTGTACACGTTGTACTGTGTTTGTACTTTGAGCCTGATTTACAAGAGCATTTGTACCTAATACGGCCTGACCGTCAAGTGGTGCATAAATCTCCAGACTCGATTTCAACATTTTTCCGCTATTGAGTCCTGTTAACTCATCACTATTCATCCCCGATCTGTAGAAAAATAGCTCTCTGTAATCAATTACCGCCGGTGCATTGACATCATTCAGGCTGAATTTATCAGCAAGAAGTTTTTCACTTAAACGACCGGATTCCATAGCATCTGAATATAAAAGAGTTTCACCTCTGGCATAAAAATGAGTTAAGGTAACCTTGTGCCATTGTCCGTCATTTACAACGGTAGTTCCGGTAATAATCCCACCGTTAGGGGATGAATATTGCAGGACACCAGCATCTGTAATCGTAAGCGAACCGGTTTGTCCAGCCTGGTCAAACGAAGAAATAATACCTGTACCGGTAGTTCTCACGTCAAATGATATCGTAAACGGGTGAATCAGATTTTCAGGAATAAAAGTCAGTCTATCTGTTGACACTGATTTCCCCAAAGTCAAATAAGTTCCGGATACTTTCTGCGGCAATGATTTTCCATTCTGAATCGCGTCAAAAAGAGAGGGTACGATTGCATAAGAAAACTCTGCATGTCCGGCATCATTCGGGTGATAGACATCAGACTGATATCCAACCGGCCATTTTCCGGTGCCATCGTCAATTGCTCCAAGCATGTTTACACTGGGGACATCCCATTCGTGAATCAGCATATTCATCTGACGGATGTACGAATAATCAGTCAAGTCAAAATCAGCACGGGTGTAGTTATTCGTTACCAATGGATATTTGCCACTTGCACGGGCCATATCAATCAGAGTTTGCATGTTGGTTTTGAACTGATTGAAAATCGCCTGTTTATCAGTAGCTTCATGGATACCTTCATTACCAAGAGAAAGAGCATAGACTACATATTTACTACACTGAGGAGTTAGATCTGACTCCCATCGGCTTAAGAGATTCAACGTACTATTTCCATTTACGGAAATATTTCCTACACTCCAGTTATATCCCTTGTTGTCAGCAAATCGTTGAGCCAGCTCCTGCGTATACAGATAGCGATATCCCTGCATATTGGTAGCCCCCTGTCCATTAGCAACAGATGAGCCCATCCAGGCAATACGGTAATTATCTATTGACGGACATGCAACCGAATAGGTATAGTTTCTCAGGTCAACTGTTACATTTACCAATCCGTACCCAAGGGGAATATCTTCCACCGTATAGCCATTGGCGCTGGCCTGTGACTCCATCCTGACAGTATGGGAAGTACCCTGAACCCTTTTCAACACATATGACCAATTACCATTTGCCCGTAATACAAACCGGGGTGTTTCAGTTGTTGTAACGGTCATATCTACAAGACCTGACCAAACCCCGTTACCCTGATAAGTCAGTGGAACATCACCTCCCCATCCGCTAACGATTGTGCTACCGACAACACTCCATTTGGTAATTGGCAAAATCGTGTAAGTATTGGTGCTTAGATTTACCGTAATCAATACAGGCCCAGACTCCGCAGGATCAATTCCTGCACCTCCGGCCTGAATAGTACCCGACGTTGCTCCTGCTCCAAATACCGTAGCAGACTGATCCTGTGAAGTATAAAAATTAAAAGTCCCGTCTGACTTCAATGAGGTATAAATCTCAAATACAGGAGTTACAATACCATTAAATCCGGTAACCATTTTCATCGGAATGGCACTCCCTATATTATCTCCGTTTTCTGTGTTTGATCCGGAAAAATAGAGCGCTGCAAGCTGATTTGAGATGGTAATTTGCTTTGTTACAGTAATGGTAGAACTGGTTTGAGTCAGTGTTGCAGTTACTGTTACAGCGCCATTCTTTTTGGGATAAAGGAGCCCATTCGCATCAATGTAAGCAACGGTTTCATCATCCACTTTCCAGGAAACAGTCTTTACAGTCGCATTGGACGGTGTAATTTGAGCCGACATTTGCGAAGTTGCCCCGGTTGAAGAAATATTATTTCCAGAGATAGTAATGGAGGTAGCATCAATCTGACCTGCAGTATATTCTTCAACTTTCATCAGGTTAATATGAGCATAGGTTCCGGATGAAACTGCCAGATCCAGCGTAATCTCGCCACTTGCATTCGGGTAAATCAGATCAGAAGCATATACAGTACTGTTGTTTCCGTTATAGCCGGTACCACCCAGATTAGTTCCTGAAGTCTGAAGATTACCAATGGCTGAATTTATTCCGGTAAGTGTGTATTTTGCGATCCGGGGCTCAGTTGTATTCCGGCTACCAAAAATATAGAACTTATATGCTTTGGATGGATTTAATCCTGTGAGTTTAAATGCTCCCGGCGTTGAAGCATTTGTAGTAAAGAAATAATCCTGAGTAGCTGTCGCTATGGCATATTCACCCAATAATGTAGTACCGGGTGCAGTAAGTCCACCGGATAGAATCCCGTTTTTTGACATGGCTTTAGTCACCAACAAACGAAATCCTGTCGCTGCATTCGTTGAATTAACGATAGCGATATTTCCGGCAACAGTATTGTCAGTCAGGTTATTCCAGTAGTTTCCATTTACATCCGGACTGGTGGTTATATTCCCGTTGGTAACATCATTCGGTCCAAAATCCACGTAAAACTTTTGCTGCAAGGTCTGAGCATTTAGTTGCACAAAACCTAACATCATACAAATCAGAAAATAAAATATCTTTCTCATTGTCCTTTTGTTTTTAATTTTTCAAGCAGGCACTTGTAAGCAGCTCTCGTTATTTGAAAATCTTAGTTATACTTTTATGATCAACCACCACCAGATAAAGCCCACTGCTCCACGCCGAGGTATTGATATCCAGGTGTTCGGCTGCTGAAAGGGTTGCTATTTTCAAACCGGTTGCACTATATACCTCAACCAGCTCTTTTGCTCCATCCACAGATAGAGATTCACTCACCTTTGTCGGATAAACGCTCACTCTATTATTATCTTCAGCATTTACAACCATAGGCGTATTTCCCGGAATAATCAAAGAAGTCTGGCCAGAAATTGTACCATCCAATCCGACATTAAACTGGATATTTGACGAAGTGGTATTGTACACATAAATGGAAGAGTTAATGTCTTTCCAACCAGAAGATTTAGCACCCGGATTCCAGGCATAACATCCACTGGCTGCATTAATAGTTGCAGACCAGATCCAGGCTGTATCATTTTTCTCAATCGGATTGGCACCTGTACATCGGGCTACTCCCGGATAAAGTGCGTACCACCAGTCTCCGGTGGGCTGAATACTCTCGGCATACAGGGTGGTAGAGGCATTGGTTACAGTACCTCCCTGAAAATAGAGATTGGTTTCATTATTATTGACAGCATCATTGGTCTTTTGACCTTTGCTTTTATCTATCAGTTTAAGAGTTACCGGAAATTTATCAGCAGTGATCACGATCTGTGTTGTACCGGTTATTTCTCCGATAGCAGAGATGGTAAACGATAAGTTATCTGTAGCACCGTAGTAGAGAATACGTTTATTCATTGGTTGCCAGCCCAATGTCTTCATATAGGGATTCCACTGATAGGTGCCTGGAGCAGCATTTAATGTAGCCTGCCAGGTCCAGTCTGATGTGTTTTTAACGAGTTGAGAACCTGTAATTCCGGCCTCTCCGCTATATAAAGGATACCACCAGTTAGTCCAGGTTGATGGAGCCAGTCCTGATGACAACCAGGCAAATAGATTCACCTCATTTTGGTCGTTCGTTTTGTTGGTTTTGGCTCCCATTGTCTGGTCAATAACTTTGATTGTTACCGGAAATGTTGTCTGACTATGAACAGATTGAAAAAACACGAATAAAAACAAAGCCAATACACTCTTAGTAATTGTTTTCATAATACATAAATTTAAGTTGCAAAGACGTATAGTTAATTCATTCAATAACAATTAATTATTTATGCAAAGGAGCTTTCATCAGAGACAACAGTTCCCTGACCCGTTTATCCATAAACGGGTAAATCACTCAATTTAAACAGATAAAAAAAGGGCATCTCCTCAACAGAAGAAACGAACCGGGAAGATGCCCTTCAGGGAAAGATTATTTTGCTACCATAGTCAAAACAGCAGCGGTATTGCCCCCGGAGAGGTCAAGCGTAATTACATAATCTCTTGTCGGATCCGGGAAATTTGCTTTGATCGGTTTGAAATTACCTGATGTTGCATTTATAGTCATAAGATCAGACGGATATGATGTGTAATTTGATGTTACAAATTCGCCACCCCATCCTTTCTGGTAGAAGAATTTAAAGTCGGCTCCATCCATTTCACAGGGCTTGATGGTTACCTGAAACTTATTGGTTCCTACTTTGGCCATGCACAATCCTTTTGACGGATCCCAGTTGATATTCCGGGCTGATGCACTTGGCTTACCCACTCCCCAACCAATAAGATAGACAGCATTGCCATCAGTGTTAAGCTGAGATAAAGCAGTGCCATTCATCCGCTCAATGATGAAGAATTTATAAGCGAAGTTGGCCGTAACACGGTACTTGCCGCTTTCAGGTAAGAAGGTCAGTTTTCCATCCGAACCTTTGGTGAAATAATCCGGATCAATCCACCAGTTAGCATAATCCGGAAATCCGGAAACCTCAATGACCTGACCTTTGGTCAGATTCATCTCCACCTTGTAATTGTTATCATCCACCATAGTCATTTCCGTTCCGTTAAACATCAGTTTAATAAATGGAGACGCTACACAGGTCAATGTATTAAAAGTTACATCGTAGGTTCCGGCTGTTGCATTTGAAAAAGGAATCAGACTGGTAGATCCGATCGCAATCTGGCTGTTTTCCCATCCGAAAGTCAGGCTGTTTCCCTGAGCGTTCAGAACCGGCGTTTTTATATATGCCTTGAATTTCTGAGGCAAGACAGCTGTTGCTTTGTATTGGTACTGAGCGGTTCTCAACATCTTCACCTCTGTCTTATCTTCCATGACAAGGGTCAGGAAGTCATAGTCAGGTCGTGTAACCGGAAGGTCAAACTCTTTATTCGTAATCGTAAAGTTGATATTTTGCAGAACCAGCTTAACGGTTGCAGTAGCATTAGGAACGTTGGCATAATAAGGAACAAATATTTTCCCGGAATATATGCCATTTGTTTTCGTACGTATAACCGTTTCCGAAACTTTTTCATCACCATAATACAGTTGAGCTTTCAATGTGGACAATGGAATATTATCACTCACATTGGCTGAAAAAGTGACACTGTCACCAAAATTTGCAGCAGTAGCAACAGTCGGATTGTCTATAACAGGATTACCAATACTTTGCTCTTTTTCGCTACATGCAGAAAATGCCAACAAAAGAATGGCAGTTAACTGCATCAATAAAT from Parabacteroides sp. FAFU027 includes the following:
- a CDS encoding T9SS type A sorting domain-containing protein — its product is MKTITKSVLALFLFVFFQSVHSQTTFPVTIKVIDQTMGAKTNKTNDQNEVNLFAWLSSGLAPSTWTNWWYPLYSGEAGITGSQLVKNTSDWTWQATLNAAPGTYQWNPYMKTLGWQPMNKRILYYGATDNLSFTISAIGEITGTTQIVITADKFPVTLKLIDKSKGQKTNDAVNNNETNLYFQGGTVTNASTTLYAESIQPTGDWWYALYPGVARCTGANPIEKNDTAWIWSATINAASGCYAWNPGAKSSGWKDINSSIYVYNTTSSNIQFNVGLDGTISGQTSLIIPGNTPMVVNAEDNNRVSVYPTKVSESLSVDGAKELVEVYSATGLKIATLSAAEHLDINTSAWSSGLYLVVVDHKSITKIFK
- a CDS encoding glycoside hydrolase family 30 beta sandwich domain-containing protein, whose translation is MKHSSSKPLSIRIEIWIINTFIGVFFASGAMSQTVTPWLTTGSKTLLLQKQSSVVFGTTSTSTNSITIDPSIAYQTMDGLGFTLTEGSAEVISSLSESLQIQLLNELFNKTTGIGISAIRISIGASDLSSSDYSYNESSGDVNMMNFSLVGADQTYLIPIIKKILAINPDMKILATPWTALRWMKSNTSWIGGTLNNSYYSSYARYFVKYLDAMSAQGIKIWAITPQNEPLNQSNDPSMGMSSTEQKNFINNNLGPALLAAGYSNVKIIAYDHNCDNTTYPIDVCNNSSYVDGAVFHLYAGNISALTTVKNATNKNVYFTEQYSASTGSFSGDLGWHIKNVVIGGANNWAKAIFEWNLANNSSYGPHTSGGCTTCMGAVTINGSTIVRNVAYYIIGQASKFVQSGAARINTTSSNSNVSVTAFKNSDGTIAVITFNSASSDQNVKLTCNGKSFIYTIPTNSVASFTWSTVSTDVSESVKDNVKLIPNPAGESVSITHPDLLGETASVQLYNLSGTLVFKQSLSADNQIEHLNISSLPKGIYLAKLSGDAVSLSERLIKK
- a CDS encoding DUF5125 domain-containing protein → MRKYLLMQLTAILLLAFSACSEKEQSIGNPVIDNPTVATAANFGDSVTFSANVSDNIPLSTLKAQLYYGDEKVSETVIRTKTNGIYSGKIFVPYYANVPNATATVKLVLQNINFTITNKEFDLPVTRPDYDFLTLVMEDKTEVKMLRTAQYQYKATAVLPQKFKAYIKTPVLNAQGNSLTFGWENSQIAIGSTSLIPFSNATAGTYDVTFNTLTCVASPFIKLMFNGTEMTMVDDNNYKVEMNLTKGQVIEVSGFPDYANWWIDPDYFTKGSDGKLTFLPESGKYRVTANFAYKFFIIERMNGTALSQLNTDGNAVYLIGWGVGKPSASARNINWDPSKGLCMAKVGTNKFQVTIKPCEMDGADFKFFYQKGWGGEFVTSNYTSYPSDLMTINATSGNFKPIKANFPDPTRDYVITLDLSGGNTAAVLTMVAK
- a CDS encoding glycoside hydrolase family 30 protein codes for the protein MKFAISAISLTAILSLGQSAQAGGKTNNLFQPHSAKVITTAQNTDYRFTPTQITEFQSVPQPLETEVCVFVDPSKTFQTMVGIGGALTDASAETFAKLPKLKQQELLDAYYSKTKGIGYTLGRTNINSCDFSSDNYTYVKVNDKELNSFSVEHDKKYKIPLIKQAVTAAGGSLTLFVSPWSPPAWMKDNNNMLQGGKLLANYRQAWANYYVKFINEYRKEGIPIWGLTVQNEPMAKQKWESCVFTAEEERDFIRRYLGPTLQKAGMSDKKMIAWDHNRDQVYQRASTILSDPEAAKYVWGIGYHWYETWTGSDMLFENLKRVHEAFPDKKLFFTEGCIERFQYDRIKDWTLGEKYGYSMINDFNCGTVAWTDWNILLDENGGPNHVGNYCFAPIIADTRKGELLYTNIYYYIGHFSKYIRPGAKRVAVSSNRDKLLATGFVNTDGTFAVVVMNRSSEKIAYKLWIKGRAVQIEAHPHSISTVLVN
- a CDS encoding GDSL-type esterase/lipase family protein; amino-acid sequence: MRKIFYFLICMMLGFVQLNAQTLQQKFYVDFGPNDVTNGNITTSPDVNGNYWNNLTDNTVAGNIAIVNSTNAATGFRLLVTKAMSKNGILSGGLTAPGTTLLGEYAIATATQDYFFTTNASTPGAFKLTGLNPSKAYKFYIFGSRNTTEPRIAKYTLTGINSAIGNLQTSGTNLGGTGYNGNNSTVYASDLIYPNASGEITLDLAVSSGTYAHINLMKVEEYTAGQIDATSITISGNNISSTGATSQMSAQITPSNATVKTVSWKVDDETVAYIDANGLLYPKKNGAVTVTATLTQTSSTITVTKQITISNQLAALYFSGSNTENGDNIGSAIPMKMVTGFNGIVTPVFEIYTSLKSDGTFNFYTSQDQSATVFGAGATSGTIQAGGAGIDPAESGPVLITVNLSTNTYTILPITKWSVVGSTIVSGWGGDVPLTYQGNGVWSGLVDMTVTTTETPRFVLRANGNWSYVLKRVQGTSHTVRMESQASANGYTVEDIPLGYGLVNVTVDLRNYTYSVACPSIDNYRIAWMGSSVANGQGATNMQGYRYLYTQELAQRFADNKGYNWSVGNISVNGNSTLNLLSRWESDLTPQCSKYVVYALSLGNEGIHEATDKQAIFNQFKTNMQTLIDMARASGKYPLVTNNYTRADFDLTDYSYIRQMNMLIHEWDVPSVNMLGAIDDGTGKWPVGYQSDVYHPNDAGHAEFSYAIVPSLFDAIQNGKSLPQKVSGTYLTLGKSVSTDRLTFIPENLIHPFTISFDVRTTGTGIISSFDQAGQTGSLTITDAGVLQYSSPNGGIITGTTVVNDGQWHKVTLTHFYARGETLLYSDAMESGRLSEKLLADKFSLNDVNAPAVIDYRELFFYRSGMNSDELTGLNSGKMLKSSLEIYAPLDGQAVLGTNALVNQAQSTNTVQRVQQVTTGVSENTTTGRIRISPNPAQNEVTIDGLTSDRPYDYSVYKLDGQIVLNGQLSDKKEINITSLSPMQYVLVIKGVGNSISQGFKFTKADTIK
- a CDS encoding glycoside hydrolase family 3 N-terminal domain-containing protein, producing the protein MKSTVNQLMCSYYKANSKKGLYTAVGLSLLLFFNNLSAQNHTVAQRVDSLMKLMTLDEKIGQLNQYSSSWATGPVSPEGNKLQEIREGKVGSLLNVKGVDKTRAMQEIALQSRLRIPLLFGLDVIHGYKTIFPIPLAEAASWDMNAIETSARIAAVETAASGIHWTFAPMVDIARDARWGRVMEGAGEDTYLGCAIARTRVKGFQGKGLGATDAVMACVKHFAAYGAAIGGRDYNSVDMSDCSLWEVYLPPFKAALDAGAATFMNSFNDLNGIPATGNSYLQRDILKGKWGFQGFVVSDWGSIGEMIQHGYVKDQYEAAQAAISAGSDMDMESRCYNRNLKQLVRDGKVSVSLINDAARRILTKKFELGLFDDPFRFSISEREIQTIADTEHRIQARDVARKSIVLLKNENGLLPLAPSKKIALIGPLAKSKVDMLGFWNVEWPDNSDVISPFEGLEARVGKGNLLYAKGCDITDTSKVGFSEAVNVARKADVVILTVGEKRDMSGEAKSRSNIHLPGIQEELIKAIYTTGKPVIVLVNAGRPLIFNWTAEHVSSIVYTWWLGSEAGNAMADVLFGDYNPSGKLPMTFPASEGQIPIYYNYLNTGRPASDDGSFANYQSGYIDLAKSPRYPFGFGLSYTSFLYDGLKLSSEHMKSNEKIEVSFSLTNTGKYAGDEVVQLYFRDQVASVVRPVKELKDFQKIHLDSGEHKTVHFTIDKEKLSFYNRKLEWVAEPGQFDLMIGASSADIRLKSTFVLE